The DNA region TTCACCATCCTAGAGAGGGATGCAGGGGAGCCACTACAGGCTGTTAGTACATGGTGACATGGTGAGGTGAGAGCTGAAGGAAGATGAACTTGATGACTAGATGGAGGATTGACTGGACTGAAGGAAGAATTGAGGCAACTggaccaaccagcaggctctAACCCTGTGTCAGGTATGGGGTGACAGGGGTCTGAACCAAGAACGTGACGATATTGAGATATAAAGGGGCCTATGGAATGATGCCACAAAGGTAGAATCGAGAGGACTCTACAAGAGACTGCACATGGGCGTCaggagtgtgagtgtgtgagctGATGTGGAGGGCATTTCATTTCTGAGCCTGGACTGTTGGGAGGATGCCTTGGATAGCGTTAGGAATGGAAGAAGATGGGAAGGTtggaggaaagacaatgagtttccTTTTGAATATGCTAGAAGTAGGaccaggagagagtaatgtcATTAAAATCTAGAGAGGAGAGTATCAAGAAAAGGGGAGATTGACAGTGTTGAagcctgcagagaagtcaagaaggattagGATTAAGAAATGGCCATTAAATTTTAGCGATTTTGAGATTGTTAGTAATTTTCAAAAGATGTATTTCACTTGAACAATAAACTTGGGAGGTAGCGTGcagacagttttttttcttttgattcttctaaatactcaaattaactataaagacaaaagaaagattctgtccacatagaaagaactgataaatggaaataTGTCTAGAATAATTTTCATAGATATACCTCTTTGTGTCTAATTGTGGCCATGTTTTAGACAGTGTTgtgggtaaaaaagaaaaagaaaagaaaggaaagaaaggtttCAAAGAAAGCCTGGGAAAGGAGTTGGAGACGCCAAATGGAATGGCTCTCTCTAGTTGTTTAGCcataaaatggaggaaagatATTGGACGATATCTCATGGGCACGCATGGGTCAAGTGAGAGTATTTTAAGGATTTTAGAGaagtcacttttctttttgtaataggAAGAAGGTCACTAGTGTGGGATAGGATGAAAATTAGTGAAAAAAGGAGATCCTAGAGGAGGAATATATGGAAGTAGATGAGGGGGTAGAGTGAGATCATTTCCATGTGCATGTAGATTTTCTTTAGCAAGCAGAAAATCATTCCATGTGATATTGGGGTCAAAAAGGAGAAGACATCCGATTTAtgtgagaggaggaggatgagaaagCCCTTGATAAATGTCTAGTTTTTTCCAGtggttgggagtggggtggaagCAAGCTTTGATGGAGGGTTGGGACTGagtgaaaagatttggaagagctcCTGTGGTGAGTGGCGCAGGGAGTCAGTCAGGGAGATGGCAAAGGTTTGCCTTGCCCCAGTGAGGGCCCAGCCAAGATTATGTAGCCTAAATTGGTAGTGGATCTGGCAGCCTGGTTTCGTGATTTTCTCCCTGTACATTTAGCAGCACCTGAGGAGGAGAGATGGCTGCTGCCTTATTCAGGAGTCTTCCAAGGCTAAACAATTGCATAAATCATCAGCCCAAGTCCCTTTCTTAATCTCTATGGCTAATCTCTGTCCCCATTCTTGGAGAATCATTGGCCAGGTACATGTAGGTGACCATCACATCAGTTGAGGGAGCTGGGAGTTAGAGACCCAGAGGTGTCTTATAGCAGGAGATCCAGACCCTTCAGGAGCCTAGAAAGAAGCCTCTGTGATCGTCAATGTTAGTTCTAGTCTGGTTCCATCAGGGTTACAACCTAAGATAGCTGCTTAGAGGGGATTGGGTACAAGAAAGGGACAGACACTGGGCTGAGGCCTGAACATGCATTCAGCGACTAGGGGAGAGACcagaatggagggagaagaggtggAGGCTGGGATCTGCTATCAGCCCTGCACCCAGCCAGGTAATCAATAAACCTTCtgttttaggcactgtgctaagccttgagTATCCaacagaaggcaaaagacagtgtctgctgtcacagagctcacagtctagtttACAAACAAACGCTGATACAGGGAAAAGAGTGTTTTGGAATGGGAATACGTTTAATTCAACAAGGAAATAAGGGAATTAAAGGATTGGGGTTAATAATGGTTTAAAAAGGAGAGCAGAACTGGGGAGGAAACAATCAAAATCAAAGGAAagtaatagatagcatttatacagtagcTACTATATGTCATGCACtgtacaaatattgtctcattttatcctcagcatAACCCTAGCAATTAGGTGCTATaattatgcccactttacagattaaaaaaaaacagctgaggcaaacagagatctCATGACTTCCCTAGTGTCACTGAACTAGAAAGTTCCTGAgatgggattggaactcaggaattCTGATTCAAggcccactgcaccaccagctgtaTTCTGATTTTGTCATGGAGTATGTTGCAAATGCTCACTCATGAATGAGGTAGAAAATGGAAGGTGAATTTGAGAAGTCTCTAGGTgatggaaattcattttttaactCTCCAAGCAATCATGATAAATTGctatttactattttaaaattttctttttctatagtcTCTTGGCAAGTACTGCATTAAATGATAAATGTGCTTGAAGGTCAGTTGCAAGTATtgctttattgtttgtttttttaaattagtgtTTAGATACAAAACAACCTTAGGAAGGATAGAATTTCTTCAGAAGACTTTGTTATTTTTACCCCTGGTAAAGTGGCCATACTTTTCCTGAAATTCTACTGAATGATTAACCCATATTGCCAGCCAATAACTTTGAGAAGCTGCCAGATAGAGCAGAGGTGAAATTCAGCGTTTCAATGAGTAGCATTGTAAGGTCTGTTTTTGTAGCAAGGTGGTGGTGGCCTATGATGTTTTCATGATGGACTCCACTCTGCACGCCTGGTGAGGATGGTTTTCCATAGCTTGCTCTCACTGTTGGAAAAATGCAAACTGAAGTAAGATCTTGATCTGGTGATTTCTGGTTTGATCACACATGATTACAAGGTAGTCCCAGAACGAGAGGATGACTCCAGTGCAGTGAGAGAGCGAGGGTCTTTATATGCCTGTGACCATTTGCACATGAATGTCCAGCCTTCCTCAAAGTTTGGAAATAATATGATGTCAAGttgagaaactgaaagaatacGTTGCTCTTGGTCAGAAACAGTCAGAACTTGAGGTACTCACTGTGTGATCCCCAAAAGCAGCACTTTCCTGATCACGGTAGTTTGGAATCACTGCAAAAAGACAGCTGTTAAGGTTGAAAAGTACATATCTCTTATCCCAGAAGATAAATATCTTTGTAACCAAATTGGATGATTATTTATGTTTAAGATGCCACTGACAAATTTTTATCTCAGATCCGTTGGACAATGGTCTCGATTCTTCAAGGGGTCTGTGAACCTTTAAATGGGAAAGGGTGCAAGAAGACCAGTAGTGAAGCTTGTGGTCCACTGCTTTACCAATGGATAATAGACTGCAGTTCCTGTTGCAGACACGGGCAATgccatgcatttttttaaattgtgttttatAAAAGGCTTTTACTTGTATTTTAGTGAACAGAGACATTtaaagataatatttaaaaagaaataagtaatgGCTCTCTCAAAAAATGAATGGTTCAGAACACAATCACTTATGCCTcagttaaatacaaaaaaaaagtgttggtaTTCTACATGTGACCTGAAATAATGCAACAGAAAACCTAAGATTGAAATTGATCCCCAGTGAAATTACATTATGCTTACAGGTAGGCTAGATcatgaaataatttgagtatttagTATATGTGCACCAAATGGCATTGTAGCTATGAAGAAAGGATTGAAGGTGGAGATAATTTGTCTAGTACTCTGGACAGACCAGGCCCATTCACAGGGTTTGGATTGTAGTCTCAGCTGCTGGGATTTGGGTCAAGTTACTCTGCATTCTAAGCTCATGGTCTGAGTTATGAATGAAAGGAGACTGATGGCCCTACCTGtatcacaggtttgttgtgaggattcaatgtAAATTCTTGCATGAAGTTCTTTGGAAATTAAATGATCTTTGGAATGTAAGCTAAGTGCATTTTACAGTGATTGTTTCTGCCCTTTTAAGATGTTTTTGTTTGCCTGGGGAGATAGAAAGTAACTGAGTTTTTCTTCTGCCTGTGGAGCAAAGGggatataaatgtgtgtgtgtgtgtgtgtgtgtgtgtgcgtgtgtgtgtgtaggtgtagtgtctatatttgttttattgttggcttttttttttttgtcagaaggAGAGATCAGCctggaaatgaaggaaataacTGAAGAGCTAAGCCTTTCTGTGGAAGAAACTCACAAGCAAAGATTCATGAGTTCCCCGGACTTCAGTTGGAAGGAATTGTGTACAACACCTGAGGGTATCCACATTGCAGAGAAATATTACGACTGTAAACAATGTGGAAAGAGTTTTACAAAGAGGAAGTATCTtattgcacatcagagaatccacactgcagagaaaccttataaatgttgtcaatgtggaaagacttttaaatGGAAGGATGGTCTTCATCAACATCAGaggatccacactggagagaaaccttataaatgcaatcagtgtggaaaggcttttacatgGAAGCTCAGTCTTGTTAAACATGAGAgtatccacactggagagaaaccttatgagtgtcatgaatgtggaaaggcttttataCAGAGGGCTTATCTTACTATACATCAAAGAggacacactggagagaaaccttacaaatgtaatcaatgtgaaaaggcttttagagagaagaaatctcttattgcacatcagagaatccacactggagagaaactgtatgtatgtaatcagtgtggaaagacttatatacaGAAGGACAGTCTtgttgaacatcagagaatccacacaggagagaaaccttatgcatgtaatcaatgtggaaagactttcagatgTAGGAGGAGTATTGGTGAACATCACAGAACCCACAATGAAGAGAAACCATATGAGTgtcatcaatgtggaaagacttttagggAAAGAAGAGGTCTTGCTCTGCATCAGACattccacactggagagaaaccttatgaatgcagtcaatgtggaaaagcttttacacGGAGAGATGGTTTTATTgttcatcagagaatccacactggagagaaaccttatgaatgtaatctatgtggaaaggcttttaaatgGTGTGCCAGTCTTAttctacatcagagaatccacactggagagaaactttatgaatgtaCCCAATGCAGAAAGGCTTTTACACAGAGAGCCCATCTTaccaaacatcagagaatccacactggcgagaaaccttatgaatgtactgaatgtggaaaggcttttacacagAAGTCCTCtcttactgtacatcagagaatccacactggagagaaacc from Trichosurus vulpecula isolate mTriVul1 chromosome 1, mTriVul1.pri, whole genome shotgun sequence includes:
- the LOC118845031 gene encoding zinc finger protein OZF-like — translated: MAPAGSLEPEGMAPGNSSPPPQGLVTFKDVAVDFTQEEWGLLDHAQKELYKGVMMENAWNLLSLGLPVPRENVISYLKQREAPRMLEQEGLGSCCPEGEISLEMKEITEELSLSVEETHKQRFMSSPDFSWKELCTTPEGIHIAEKYYDCKQCGKSFTKRKYLIAHQRIHTAEKPYKCCQCGKTFKWKDGLHQHQRIHTGEKPYKCNQCGKAFTWKLSLVKHESIHTGEKPYECHECGKAFIQRAYLTIHQRGHTGEKPYKCNQCEKAFREKKSLIAHQRIHTGEKLYVCNQCGKTYIQKDSLVEHQRIHTGEKPYACNQCGKTFRCRRSIGEHHRTHNEEKPYECHQCGKTFRERRGLALHQTFHTGEKPYECSQCGKAFTRRDGFIVHQRIHTGEKPYECNLCGKAFKWCASLILHQRIHTGEKLYECTQCRKAFTQRAHLTKHQRIHTGEKPYECTECGKAFTQKSSLTVHQRIHTGEKPYECTQCKKAFTQRNSLTQHQRVHTGEKP